One Halobacterium zhouii genomic region harbors:
- a CDS encoding MFS transporter → MEAEEAESVDALDSYRQFFALEPDVLVLSVAMLAFSLVFQMTSRYVPEYMYALGAGAGVVGLYGSVGNLVSAVYPYPGGALSDRIGSRRALTGFAVVTTVGFVVWAAAPSLPGVTLPVVEVAGVELGGYLGPWIWIFAGLLLTQAWKSFGLGATFAIVKQSVPPNHLAMGFASTEIFRRVGFLLGPLLAAAVLAVSADFQTGFQYVLLLGAAVAVVATVAQHVLYEASEDTIGKSFEGIAGVRRDLRDLPDTLRPLLVADTLIRFANGMVYVFFVVVVTRFLEVGFTGFGVTLTPAAFFGVLLAVEMLVAILTKVPVSKLAEQTGLKPVVGLGFLVYAVFPVLLIHAPADQWVLVALFAFSGLRFAGLPAHKALIVGPAEQDTGGRVTGTYYLVRNTVVIPSAALGGLLYGGDWTVTLGAAVDAIPAFTLTAGPELAFTAATAVGLLGVAYFAVFGREFEAYARS, encoded by the coding sequence ATGGAAGCGGAGGAAGCGGAGTCGGTGGACGCCCTCGATTCCTACCGGCAGTTCTTCGCGCTCGAACCCGACGTGCTCGTGCTCTCCGTGGCGATGTTGGCGTTCAGTCTCGTCTTCCAGATGACGTCGCGGTACGTCCCCGAGTACATGTACGCGCTCGGTGCGGGCGCTGGCGTCGTCGGCCTCTACGGCAGCGTCGGCAACCTCGTCTCGGCGGTGTACCCGTACCCGGGCGGTGCGCTCTCGGACCGAATCGGCTCCCGGCGCGCGCTCACCGGGTTCGCCGTCGTCACGACAGTCGGGTTCGTGGTGTGGGCCGCTGCGCCCTCGCTCCCGGGCGTGACGCTCCCGGTCGTCGAGGTCGCCGGCGTCGAACTCGGGGGCTACCTCGGGCCGTGGATCTGGATTTTCGCCGGCCTGCTGCTCACGCAGGCGTGGAAGTCCTTCGGCCTCGGCGCGACGTTCGCCATCGTCAAGCAGAGCGTCCCGCCGAACCACCTCGCGATGGGTTTTGCGAGCACGGAGATATTCCGGCGCGTCGGGTTCCTGCTCGGTCCGCTGCTCGCCGCGGCGGTGCTCGCGGTCAGCGCGGACTTCCAGACCGGCTTCCAGTACGTCCTCCTCCTCGGCGCGGCCGTCGCGGTGGTCGCCACGGTCGCCCAGCACGTCCTCTACGAGGCGAGCGAGGACACCATCGGGAAGTCCTTCGAGGGCATCGCGGGCGTCCGCCGGGACCTCCGTGACCTCCCCGACACGCTCCGTCCGCTGCTCGTCGCGGACACGCTCATCCGGTTCGCCAACGGCATGGTGTACGTCTTCTTCGTGGTCGTCGTCACGCGATTCCTCGAGGTCGGTTTCACGGGATTCGGCGTCACCCTGACCCCCGCAGCGTTCTTCGGCGTGCTGCTCGCCGTGGAGATGCTCGTCGCCATCCTCACCAAGGTCCCCGTCTCGAAACTCGCCGAGCAGACCGGTCTCAAGCCCGTCGTCGGCCTCGGCTTCCTGGTGTACGCCGTCTTCCCCGTTCTCCTCATCCACGCGCCCGCCGACCAGTGGGTGCTCGTCGCGCTGTTCGCGTTCTCCGGCCTGCGCTTCGCCGGTCTGCCCGCGCACAAGGCGCTCATCGTCGGGCCCGCCGAACAGGACACGGGCGGGCGCGTCACGGGGACGTACTACCTGGTCCGGAACACGGTCGTCATCCCGAGCGCCGCGCTCGGCGGACTGCTGTACGGTGGCGACTGGACGGTCACGCTCGGCGCCGCCGTCGACGCCATTCCGGCGTTTACGCTCACCGCTGGCCCGGAACTGGCGTTCACCGCCGCCACCGCCGTCGGCCTGCTCGGCGTCGCGTACTTCGCGGTGTTCGGCCGGGAGTTCGAGGCCTACGCGCGGTCGTAG